The genomic interval GGCGGCTCGAAGCGCACGGCGACCTCCGGGTCACCGGTCCGCTCGACCGGTACCTCCTGGCCGGGCGCGGGGAGCTGACCGGGTGCGATTCCGCTGTAGCGCTCGTCGGCGTTGCGCCGACGGTCGCGGACGAACCACAGCCCGCCGAGCCCGGCGAGTGCCGCCGCCAGAGCCCCGCCGCCGATGTTGACGGCCTGGCGCTGCGAAGACGTCAGCGGCCCGTTGACGCCGAACGCGTCCTCGGCCGAGCCGTCCTTGAGGATGGGGGCGGTGTTCGTGAACACCGACGTCGGCAGGTCGGCGTCGATCGTCATGCCGCGCCCGTTGCCGACGTTGTTCGCCGAGAACGACGCCTCCGTCCCCGGCGTCGCCCTGCACTCCTGCTTCGAGTTCTTCTCGCCGTACCAGCACTTGGCCCGAGAGACGGCGCCCGGGCCCTTGACGGTGACACGCGCGGTGTCGATCGGGATCTTCCAGTCGTTGCCCGTCGCGTTGATCAAGAACTCGGTCGACGAGTTCGACTGCTTGTTGACAACACCGGCGAGGTGGTACTTGAGCGTGTAGTGCTGCGTGCCGTACACGGTGCGGTTCGGGCTGCCGATGCGCAACCGCTCAGCGCCGCCGTCACGGGAGCGCTGCAGCTGCGTCGGCGCTCCCGTCGAGGAGGTGACGGAGACGTTCGTCATCGGGTACTCACGGTGCTGGGTGTCGCTCACGCCCTGGCCGGTGATGACGATGCGATCGAGCCCGTGATGACTGCTGTCGCTGAAGCGGACGTCGAGATTCTCCGTGACGTCGACGCCACCGTCGGCGCCCACGTCGTAGCGGATGTCGTAGTTCGTGATGCGGATGTTGTCGTTGCTCGCGGCCTGAGCGGGCGCTGCGCTCATGGCGACGAGCGCGACGGCGGCGGCGCCGAGTGCGGTGCGGGCCGACGGTGTAGGTGCTCCCCTGAGACGACTCATGCCCCTACCTTGCCACGTGGGCGAGGCGGGGGCGTGCCGGCGGGTCAACCGGCGCGCTCGCTCGGTTCTCAGCCGCCGCGCTTGAGGCGTACCTGCATCTCGCGCTGCGCCTCGAGGTTGTCCTGACGCTCGCGCAGCGTCTGGCGCTTGTCGTGCAGTTGCTTGCCTCGCGCGAGGGCGATCTCGACCTTCGCGCGCCCGTCCTTGAAATACAGCGACAGCGGCACGATGGTGTACCCCTTCGACTGCGCCTTGTTCGCGAGCTTGAGGATCTCGGCCTTGTGCAGCAGCAGCTTGCGTCGCCGACGCGCGGAGTGGTTCGTCCACGTGCCCTGGAGGTACTCGGGGATGTGGACGTTCTCGAGCCACATCTCACCGTCGCGCTCGAGCACGTAACCGTCGACGAGGGACGCGCGCCCCATGCGCAGGCTCTTCACCTCGGTGCCCATGAGGGACAGCCCGGCCTCGAGCGTTTCCTCGATGTGGTAGTCGTGGCGCGCCTTCTTGTTGTTGGCGATCACCTTCGTGCCGTGTTCCTTCGGCATGGGCTCACCCCCTTCTGCTTCGATGCGGTCGCGTTCGGCGTGGTCGACGTCGGTGAAGACAACATCGCAGGCATGCCGGGCATTTCCGAAGCTGTCACTTTATCCACTTCAGCGGGTTGACGGCCACACCATTCTCGCGGGTCTCGAAGTGCAGGTGGCAGCCGGTGACGCGCCCCGTCATCCCGGAGACCCCGATCTGCTGGCCCTTCTTGACCTTCTGCCCGACGCTGACCGACAGGGACGTGAAGTGCATGTAGGCGCTCGTCAGCTGCGCACCGTTGACGGTTCCGTGGCTGATGTAGACGTGATTGCCGGAGACGTCGTTGTAGTTCGCCTCGATGACGGTGCCGTCACCCGCGGCATAGACGGGCGTGCCGCACGCGAACGGGAAGTCGTCGCCCTCGTGCAGCTTGTTGATCTTGAGGACGGGGTGGAAGCGGTAGCCGTAGCCCGATACGATTCTCGAGATCTGGCCCGGGGAAGCGAGGAAACCGGTGCCCTGCGGCACGTCGTGGACGCTGGTGTCGACATCCTTGCTCGTCGTCGTGACGTTCTTCAGGCGCGTGCTCTCAGCCTGCAACGCCGCGAGCTTCGCCTCCTCCTTCTTCTTCTCGGCCTCGAGCTTCTTCTTGTCGTCCTTCTGCGTCTTCTGCAACGCCACGAGACTCGCCTCGGCGGTGTCGGCGTCAGTCTTCGCCGTGCTCGCGGCGGTGACGGCGGCGTCCTGCTTCGTCTTCGCCAGGCTCGCACGACGCCGGATCTCCGCGAGACGTGTCGCCTCGCTCTGCCCGGCTGCGGCCGAGCTCTTGAGATTCGTGATGACGCCCTGCTGGCGGCGCATGACGATGTCGGCGAGCGCCATCGTGCCGGAGACACCCGAGTTCGAGGTGAGCACCTCGATGGTGAACGTGAGGTCGCCGAGCCCGCCCGTCTCGAACGCGTTGCGCGCGAGGCCACCGACCTCGGTGCGTGCCTTCGCCTGGTCGGCGCGGTTCGTCGCGAGGGCGGTGCGCGAGGCGTCCTCGTCGGCCTTGGCGACGTCGTAGTCGGACGCGGCGTCACGCTGCTTCTGCTGGGCCTTCGTCAGGGCGCTCTTCGCGTCCTTCGCCTTCTTGTCGGCGGCCGCGACGGCCTTGTTCGTCTCCGTCAGCGTCGCGTCGGCGTCGGCGAGCGACTTCGAGATGTCGTCGATCTCGGACTTGCTGTTCTTGATCTTGTCGTCGACGTCGTCACCGACGGCGTGGCTCGACCCGGACGCGACACCGAGCGCGCAGGTCGCGGCGAGGGCTGCGGCGCAGAGTCGGCGACGGGATCTGGTGGGCGCCATCGTCACACCTTGAGGTAGCGACGCAGCGTGAGCCACGACGTGACGACGGCGAGCAGGAGCGCGCCGAGGTACAGCCACGGCACGACGGCGAGGACGTCGCCGTCCCCGACGAGATTGACGAAGCCGCCCCCGGAGCCGGCGAGGCTGCTCACGCCGAAGTGGACCATCGCCCACAGCATGGCCGAGGCAAGGGTCGCGCCGACGAGCGAGGCGAGCAGCACCTCGGCCACGAACGGCAGGTAGATCGTCGCGCTCGAGGCACCGACGAGGCGCATGATGCCGACCTGCCGGCGCCGCGTGAACGCCACCTGCCGGATCGTCGTCACCATGAGCAGCACGCAGCACACGACCATGAGCGTCGCGATGATTGCCGAGCCGACGCCGAGCATCGTGAGGAACGAGAAGAACGGCGCGAGCACCTCGTGCAGGTTGCTCACGTGCGCGACGCCCGGCATGCCGGTGAATCCGCTCGCTATCTCGTCGAAACGCCGTGGGTCGTCGAGGCGCACCTCGAAGAATGCGGGCATCGACGAGGCGTCGACGCTGCTGACGTACGGCGAGTCGTGGTACTGCTCGCGGAACATCGCGACGGCCTGCTCGCTCGTCCTGTAGTCGACCTTCGTGACGAGCGGCGCGAGGTTCGTCAGGTTGCTGCGCACCGTCTCGGTCTGCGCTGCGCTCGCCTTGCCGCCGGCGCACGAGGCGACGCCCGTGTCGGAGTCGGTGCACAGGAACACGAACGCGTGGACCTTGTCATACCAGTCGCCCTTGGCGGCCTCAACCTGACGCTGCGCGAGCAGCCCGGCACCGACGAAGATCATCGACACCATCGACACGAGTACGACCGAGGCGATCATCGAGGTGTTGCGACGCACCCCCTGACCGACCTCGGAGGCGAGGAAACGCAGGTTCACGACGCAGCTCCCGTGATGTCGCGCCCCCGGCGCGTGGCGCGGGCGCCCGGGATTGCGGTGGTCGTGCCGTCGAGAGCTGACGGATCGTCGTGGGCGTCGTGACTGTCGCGGCCGCCCTGTTCTGCGACGGCGTCGAGGCGGCGCGCGCCGGAGCGTCGTGAGGTGGCCTCGGAGCGGTAGCCGCCGGTCGAGTCGCGCACGAGACGGCCGTCGCTCATCTCGATGACGCGCCGCTGCAGGCGGTCGACGAGCGAGTTGTCGTGCGTTGCCATGACGAGCGTCGTGCTCGTGCGGTTGACGCGGTCGAGCACGCCGACGACCTCTTCGGAGTTCTCGGGGTCGAGGTTGCCGGTCGGTTCGTCTGCGAGCAGGATGGCGGGCTGCTTGACGACGGCGCGCGCGATGGCGACGCGCTGCTGCTCACCGCCGGAGAGTTCGTGCGGGAAGCGGCGCGACTTCTCGGCGAGGCCGACGAGTTC from Dermacoccus nishinomiyaensis carries:
- a CDS encoding DUF2207 domain-containing protein, whose product is MSRLRGAPTPSARTALGAAAVALVAMSAAPAQAASNDNIRITNYDIRYDVGADGGVDVTENLDVRFSDSSHHGLDRIVITGQGVSDTQHREYPMTNVSVTSSTGAPTQLQRSRDGGAERLRIGSPNRTVYGTQHYTLKYHLAGVVNKQSNSSTEFLINATGNDWKIPIDTARVTVKGPGAVSRAKCWYGEKNSKQECRATPGTEASFSANNVGNGRGMTIDADLPTSVFTNTAPILKDGSAEDAFGVNGPLTSSQRQAVNIGGGALAAALAGLGGLWFVRDRRRNADERYSGIAPGQLPAPGQEVPVERTGDPEVAVRFEPPNDATAGLAGLVIDRRADNRDVAGTIVDLAVRGYLRMEQVDKSDWLLISNPQPPAGDLLAYEADLLNALFSDGSQVYLSDLKNHFAGHLANAKEGIEDEAVARGWFKQRPSTSEAGAKGLASLFAVLAVVSFFVANHFHLNGFLFGAGFAIVAVLALVRSKNAAARTPVGSAVYDQTRGFELYLKTAEAKQIKFEEAEQIFSRYMPYAVVLGLADRWAKVFGQVAAAAQAQGYPMVMPYWYVPYGGFGGGFGGFDNFGASMEAFSDAASSALSSTPGSSGGSGFSGGGGFSGGGISGGGGGGW
- the smpB gene encoding SsrA-binding protein SmpB; its protein translation is MPKEHGTKVIANNKKARHDYHIEETLEAGLSLMGTEVKSLRMGRASLVDGYVLERDGEMWLENVHIPEYLQGTWTNHSARRRRKLLLHKAEILKLANKAQSKGYTIVPLSLYFKDGRAKVEIALARGKQLHDKRQTLRERQDNLEAQREMQVRLKRGG
- a CDS encoding M23 family metallopeptidase — translated: MAPTRSRRRLCAAALAATCALGVASGSSHAVGDDVDDKIKNSKSEIDDISKSLADADATLTETNKAVAAADKKAKDAKSALTKAQQKQRDAASDYDVAKADEDASRTALATNRADQAKARTEVGGLARNAFETGGLGDLTFTIEVLTSNSGVSGTMALADIVMRRQQGVITNLKSSAAAGQSEATRLAEIRRRASLAKTKQDAAVTAASTAKTDADTAEASLVALQKTQKDDKKKLEAEKKKEEAKLAALQAESTRLKNVTTTSKDVDTSVHDVPQGTGFLASPGQISRIVSGYGYRFHPVLKINKLHEGDDFPFACGTPVYAAGDGTVIEANYNDVSGNHVYISHGTVNGAQLTSAYMHFTSLSVSVGQKVKKGQQIGVSGMTGRVTGCHLHFETRENGVAVNPLKWIK
- the ftsX gene encoding permease-like cell division protein FtsX gives rise to the protein MNLRFLASEVGQGVRRNTSMIASVVLVSMVSMIFVGAGLLAQRQVEAAKGDWYDKVHAFVFLCTDSDTGVASCAGGKASAAQTETVRSNLTNLAPLVTKVDYRTSEQAVAMFREQYHDSPYVSSVDASSMPAFFEVRLDDPRRFDEIASGFTGMPGVAHVSNLHEVLAPFFSFLTMLGVGSAIIATLMVVCCVLLMVTTIRQVAFTRRRQVGIMRLVGASSATIYLPFVAEVLLASLVGATLASAMLWAMVHFGVSSLAGSGGGFVNLVGDGDVLAVVPWLYLGALLLAVVTSWLTLRRYLKV
- the ftsE gene encoding cell division ATP-binding protein FtsE is translated as MIRFDHVSLTYGRKLAPALDDVSFDIERGEFVFLVGQSGSGKSSLMRLMTHEVTATSGQIHIAGRDLMTMPRRKVPSLRRDIGVVFQDFRLLENKTVAENVAFVLEILGWRRGAVRTAVPEALELVGLAEKSRRFPHELSGGEQQRVAIARAVVKQPAILLADEPTGNLDPENSEEVVGVLDRVNRTSTTLVMATHDNSLVDRLQRRVIEMSDGRLVRDSTGGYRSEATSRRSGARRLDAVAEQGGRDSHDAHDDPSALDGTTTAIPGARATRRGRDITGAAS